The Ignavibacteria bacterium genome contains the following window.
ACTGGTCAGGCTAATGTTGTTCCTGGTGGTTCCTGGAAATCTGCCTGTGTAGTTGATTTAGATAATAATGGAACAAAAGAAGTAGTAGTCGCCGGTTGGTCGGTTGGACAGGCAAAAGCATTTCTTTTGCAAAAAACTTCAGATACTACATTTTCTACTACAATGATTGCTGATTTTACTCCACTTATTGGTGCAAATGGTAGACTTTACGGTGGTGATTTCGGTGATTTGGATAATGATGGTTATCTAGATTTTGTATTTGGAACTCGCGATGCAATTCCCGATGGAGCCATCTTAAGATTGAAATATAAAGGCGGTGCAATTGATAATCCAGCTAATTATGAAACTTCAATAATTGATAGTCAAATTGATCCAACACAAATAGGTTTGAGATACGACATCATTAATATCGCTGATGTTGACAAAGATGGAAAGAAAGAAGTTGTTTATTCAAATGGAATTGGTGGTAGAATACCATTAGTTATTCTTGATAGGGTAATGTATTATACAATTGCTCAAGCAAGAGTCGATGCAAACAATGATGGAATTCCAGATTTGAAAGTCTCAGGTGATACTGTAACTGTTACTGGTGTAGTTACAACTCCAAATTATATTTTAAGTGCAACTACACCTGGAACATCTTATTACATTCAAGACCAAACAGGTGGTATAAATCTTTATAAAGCCGCAGTTGTTGTAAATTTAGATTTAGGTGATTCAGTTATCGTTACAGGAAAACTTGATCAATTTAGAGGATTAACTGAACTTGTTCCTTTAACTGTCAATTTACCTGATTTAAGAGTTATTAAGAAGAATGCATGGTTACCCGAACCTGAAGTTGTAACAGCTGCTCAGTTGAATTCTAATGGTGAGCAATACGAAGGCAAACTCATCAAAATGCTCAACCTTACCAAGTCACCATATTCAGTGAATTGGCCAGCAGCAAATCAAGATGCAAATATGACCATGTATCAAGATGCTGACTCTGTCACGATGAGAATTGATAGAGATACAGATATTGACGGTCAACCTGAACCAACTTATCCAGTAAATGTGATCGGTGTTGCTACACAATATTCATCAGGTTCTACAGTTTATTTTGGCGGATATCAGTTACAACCAAGATATTATTCAACAGATTTTCAATCATCTCAAGCTCAGGTTACATTCAATATCAACATGCGTGTAGCAATTCTGAAAGGTAAATTCACTCCATCGAGTGATTTGGTTGTAATTCGCGGCAGTTTCAACGGATGGGGTGGAAATGCTGATCAATTAAGCGATCCAGATGGTGACTCAGTCTACTCAATTACAAAGACATTCAATGTTGGTGATAATCTTGAATTCAAGTTTGTCATTGTAAGAGGTGGACAGGATTTCTGGGAAGATCAAATTCCAAACAGAACTTACACAGTTCAGGCAGGAACAAATGTTTATGATGGCGGCTACTTCAATAATGACAGTGTGTATGTTCCACAATTTCCAATTCAGTTTACCTTCTCCTGCAATATGGAATTAGAGCGATTAAGCGGAAGATTTAATCCAGCCACAGACACAGTTTCCGTAAATGGAACATTCAATGGCTGGACATCGAAGGCATGGATACTTACACCAAATCCATTAAATCCAGATTTGTATGAAGGAACCTGGACAATTAATGCAGGAGTAGGTGAGAGCATTGAATTTAAGTTCTGGTATACACCGAATAACTGGGAAAGCCGACCAAACAGAGTATATACATTTACACAGGATGATATCAATGCAGGAGCGGTGTTTTACAGTGGTTCATTTAACGATGCAAGCTTGGCGACTGTATTAAATCAGCCTGCAACGATAAGTTTACAGTTAATACCAATGGAGCGATATCGATAATCAATGGACAGCCATTCCCAGTAGTTAATACAGTACACATAGCAGGAAGTGCATTGCCATTGCAATGGCCACAGGGTGGATGGCCCAATGGTGATTCGACTGTAGTTATAAGATTGTATGATGATGGGACAAATGGAGATTTGGTAGCAGGCGATAAGATATTCTCAAGAGATATTACATTCCCGCAGTACACAGTATTGAGAGTTGAGTACAAATATTCAATCAACTGGGGAGATGCTGTAAATAATGGTGGAGGAAATGATAATGAAGCTGGCTTTGCCCAGAATCACATTTTGAATATGACGAGATTTATGACAGGAGCGACAACGGTTGATACATTTGGAAGGATGGGGGATTCATATTTGACAAACATTACAGGAGTTAATGATCAGTCAGTAACAAAGCCGACGACATATTCATTATCACAGAACTATCCAAATCCATTCAACCCATCGACAAGGATTAAATTCACACTTCCAGAGATGACAAGAGTTACATTGAAAGTTTACAATGTTCTTGGTCAGGAAGTAGCGACAATACTTGAGAACAAGGAGTTGCCGGCAGGATATTATGATTATGAATTTAATGCTGGTAATTTGACAAGTGGAACCTATATTTATCGAATAGTTGCTGGCAATTTTGTTCAGACTAAGAAGATGATTTTGATGAAGTAAAGTGATTTGATGAACAACGAAAAAGCCCTCTGATTTTCAGAGGGCTTTTTTGTTTTAAATGTATTATTGCTTTACAGATTTAATAATTAGAAGATTTTCAAATTTTTGTTTTAATTTTTAAATAAATTTTCAACAACTGCATAAAGCTATTCATTATTATTTCCTTCATTAAATTCTTTTAATTCAATTTTATCATTAAGATTACCAGCATCAGTGAGCTATATTCAAAATTAGTTGAACTTTAAGAGAGAAGAGTTTCCTTTCATTGATTAAATTGAAATAAAAGGAAACAAAGATGAAAGGAAACTCCAATGAAAGATGAAAAACAATATTTAACTATTTCAAATATAGAAGAAATGCTTGAAAAATTTTACAAGAATAGAGATCAACTTTTATTAGAGTTTATGTTTTTTCCATTTTTTGAAGCTTTGAAAAAAGAGATCGAAGAGAAAGCTGGTAAGAAATACAAACATGATGGTCAATACTATAGATGGAGTAGTAATCCTGGTAGTATATCAGTAAACGGGGAGAAAGTAAGAGTAAAAGTTCCGCGAATAAAGGATAAGCAGAGTGGTAAAGTAGAAACGCCGGAGATATATAACAGAGTAAAAAAGAATATTCATATAAGTGAGAGGATAATGAAGAAATTATTGGCAGGAATAAGTCAAAAGAGATATAAGGAAACTGCACAGGAATTAGCTAATAGTTTTGGATTAAGCCAGAGTAGTGTAAGCAGGATATTTACAGAGGAAGCAGAGAAATACTTAAAAGAGTTTGAGGGTCGGAAGTTAAATAACTACGATATATTGGCAATAATCATAGATGGGAAGTATTTAAAGAAAGATCAGATAGTATATGCAATAGGATTAACAAATACAGGATATAAGATAATATTAGGTTTTATACAGACAAATACAGAGAATACAGAAGCAATCAAAGGATTGCTTAAGGATTTAATAAACCGAGGATTAAAGTATGAGAGAGGGATATTATTTGTAACAGATGGTTCAAAAGGGATAATCAAAGCGATAGGAGAAGTATTTGGGAAATATGCTGCAATACAACGATGTCAATGGCATAAAAGAGAGAATGTAGTAAGTTACCTGACAGAGGAATTAAAAGAAAAGTATAGGAATAAACTTCAGAGAGCTTATCTTGAACCTGAATATGTGATTGCAAAATCCAGATTATTAGAAATCCACAAAGAGCTTCAGATGATAAATAGGACTGCATCAAATTCATTACTTGAGGGTTTAGAGGAGACATTGACGATACACAAGCTTGGAGTAAGGGACGAGCTTGGAAGGAGTTTAGGTACGACAAACATAATTGAGAGTACAAATTCACAACTTGCAAGTAGGTTAAGAAGAATAAAGTTCTGGAAGAGTTCGCAAATGATAGCCAACTGGATAGCAATAAATTTATTGGATATAGAAAAGAGGATGAAACGTATACATAATTATCAAAGGCTCAAATTATTAGAGCTTGCTTTAATTGATTATGTTAGTTCAAACAAACATATGGTAGCGTAGCAATGAAGGAAACTCTTCAACTTCAACTAAACTTGAATAATTCCCGCATCAGTTTTTGTCAAGAAGAATTTATAATTATTTTTTTATAACTATTAATTCTCTTTAATATCCTTCACAAATAAATCTTAATGGTTTAATGAAACTTCCACAAATTTAGAGTTTTGTCTATGATTAAGGATTTAAAAATCAATTTTTAATTATTATTATCATCATTTGAAATTTATTGATGAAAATATTAAAGTTGCAATAAGAATTTTAATGGGAGGCAGTATGAAAACTAAATTATTTGCATTCTTTTTTTTGTTTAGTAATATCTTAATAAGTCAAAATTTTGACAATCTCCTAATTAACGACTTAATACTTGATAATGAAAAAATTTTTGTTGTAGGAAAAAATTACGACAACTCTCTTCAAGTTGTTAGAACTCAAATAAACGATACAAGTCAACAAACGATTTTTAAAAAAAGTTATCTTTTCCCTGATACAGTTGTTGTTGTAGCAACTAAACCTCTATTATTGGGTGATACTTTAATAGTCCCTTATATACTTAATACAAACACACAAGAAAATTTTATATTGCATTTACATAAAGATGGTACCGTTATCAAAAATAACCGAATGCCATTTCCAATTATGTTGTTTAAATACTTGAATAAACCAATTTTAATCACCTATAATACC
Protein-coding sequences here:
- a CDS encoding T9SS type A sorting domain-containing protein — its product is MPLQWPQGGWPNGDSTVVIRLYDDGTNGDLVAGDKIFSRDITFPQYTVLRVEYKYSINWGDAVNNGGGNDNEAGFAQNHILNMTRFMTGATTVDTFGRMGDSYLTNITGVNDQSVTKPTTYSLSQNYPNPFNPSTRIKFTLPEMTRVTLKVYNVLGQEVATILENKELPAGYYDYEFNAGNLTSGTYIYRIVAGNFVQTKKMILMK